A window of the Scandinavium goeteborgense genome harbors these coding sequences:
- the aspS gene encoding aspartate--tRNA ligase, which yields MRTEYCGQLRQSHVGQQVTLCGWVNRRRDLGSLIFIDMRDREGIVQVFFDPDRAEALKLASELRNEFCIQITGTVRARDAKNVNTDMPTGEIEVLASDLVIINRSEALPLDSNHVNTEEARLKYRYLDLRRPEMANRLKTRAKITSFVRRFMDEHDFLDIETPMLTKATPEGARDYLVPSRVHKGKFYALPQSPQLFKQLLMMSGFDRYYQIVKCFRDEDLRADRQPEFTQIDVETSFMTAPQVREVMEALVRQLWQEIKGVDLGDFPIMTFAEAERRYGSDKPDLRNPMELVDVADLLKSVEFAVFAGPANDAKGRVAALRVPGGAALSRKQIDDYGNFIKIYGAKGLAYIKVTERAKGLEGITSPVAKFLNADIVEAILARTGAQDGDMIFFGADNKKVVADSMGALRLKLGKDLSITDESKWAPLWVIDFPMFEDDGEGGLTAMHHPFTSAKEMTAAELKASPEDAVANAYDMVINGYEVGGGSVRIHSGEMQQTVFGILGINEQEQREKFGFLLDALKYGTPPHAGLAFGLDRLTMLLTGTDNIRDVIAFPKTTAAACLMTEAPSFANPASLTELGIQVVAKEPKESAENK from the coding sequence ATGCGTACAGAATATTGCGGGCAGCTGCGTCAGTCCCACGTTGGGCAGCAGGTGACGCTGTGTGGTTGGGTTAACCGTCGCCGTGATCTCGGCAGCCTTATTTTCATCGATATGCGTGACCGCGAAGGTATCGTGCAGGTCTTTTTCGATCCGGATCGCGCAGAGGCCTTAAAACTGGCGTCTGAACTGCGCAATGAATTTTGCATTCAAATCACCGGGACCGTGCGTGCGCGTGACGCCAAAAACGTCAACACCGACATGCCGACCGGCGAAATCGAAGTGCTGGCGTCTGACCTGGTTATCATCAACCGTTCAGAAGCGCTGCCGCTTGACTCCAATCACGTCAACACCGAAGAAGCGCGTCTGAAGTACCGCTACCTCGACCTGCGTCGCCCTGAAATGGCGAACCGCCTGAAAACCCGTGCGAAGATCACCAGCTTCGTACGCCGCTTCATGGATGAGCACGATTTCCTCGACATCGAAACCCCGATGCTGACCAAAGCCACGCCGGAAGGTGCCCGTGACTATCTGGTTCCGAGTCGCGTGCATAAAGGCAAATTCTACGCGCTGCCACAATCTCCACAGCTGTTCAAACAGCTGCTGATGATGTCCGGTTTTGACCGCTACTATCAGATTGTTAAATGCTTCCGTGACGAAGACTTGCGCGCTGACCGTCAGCCTGAATTTACCCAGATCGACGTCGAAACCTCCTTCATGACCGCTCCACAGGTGCGCGAAGTGATGGAAGCGCTGGTTCGTCAGTTGTGGCAGGAAATCAAAGGCGTGGACCTGGGCGATTTCCCAATCATGACCTTCGCCGAAGCCGAACGTCGTTACGGTTCCGATAAGCCGGATCTGCGTAACCCGATGGAGCTGGTTGACGTTGCTGACCTTCTGAAAAGCGTTGAGTTCGCCGTGTTTGCTGGCCCGGCAAATGATGCCAAAGGCCGCGTAGCTGCCCTGCGCGTTCCTGGCGGTGCTGCCCTGAGCCGTAAGCAGATCGACGACTACGGTAACTTCATCAAAATCTACGGCGCGAAAGGCCTGGCTTACATTAAAGTCACCGAGCGTGCGAAAGGTCTGGAAGGTATCACCAGCCCGGTAGCTAAATTCCTTAACGCTGACATCGTGGAAGCCATTCTTGCCCGTACCGGTGCCCAAGACGGCGACATGATCTTCTTCGGCGCGGATAACAAGAAAGTGGTTGCCGATTCAATGGGCGCGCTACGTCTGAAGCTCGGTAAAGACCTGAGCATCACAGACGAGTCCAAATGGGCACCGCTGTGGGTTATCGACTTCCCGATGTTTGAAGACGACGGTGAAGGCGGCCTGACCGCAATGCACCACCCGTTCACTTCGGCGAAAGAGATGACCGCGGCAGAGCTGAAAGCTTCTCCAGAAGACGCCGTCGCGAACGCCTACGATATGGTCATCAACGGCTATGAAGTCGGCGGTGGTTCCGTGCGTATTCACAGCGGTGAAATGCAGCAGACCGTGTTCGGTATTCTCGGCATCAACGAACAGGAACAGCGCGAGAAATTCGGCTTCCTGCTCGACGCCCTGAAATACGGTACTCCGCCACACGCGGGCCTGGCGTTTGGTCTGGATCGTCTGACCATGCTGCTGACCGGCACCGATAACATCCGTGACGTTATCGCCTTCCCGAAAACCACCGCTGCCGCGTGCCTGATGACCGAAGCCCCAAGCTTCGCAAATCCTGCTTCGCTGACTGAGCTGGGTATTCAGGTTGTGGCGAAAGAGCCAAAAGAGTCTGCGGAGAACAAGTAA